The Alkalispirochaeta americana genome contains a region encoding:
- a CDS encoding DNA repair helicase XPB, with amino-acid sequence MPQPLIVQGDNSILLDVHDDEASEARNSIAPFAELEKSPEHFHTYRISPLSLWNAAAAGLTREEVLERLRRYSRFPLPGNVQHSIGELIGRYGRLRLEPTDEDYTLRLVVPDEDIRQELRSRKNLARYLREEEDFQSHPDSFLLPLLDRGTVKQELIRLGYPVDDRVPLAPGDPLEFSLQEKTRAGAPFLLRDYQKEAARTFHGGGDPGTGYGVVVLPCGAGKTVVGIETMHLLQTNTLILTTNVAAVHQWIDELLDKTTLGEDQIGEYSGTRKDVLPVTVATYQILVWRRDRESPFPHFDIFRRRRWGLIIYDEVHLLPAPIFRVTAEIQAVRRLGLTATLIREDQCETDVFSLVGPKRYDVPWKELEQKGWIAEATCYEIRLDLPRELRTEYAVADKRRKYRLAAENHRKIEAARQIIENHPGEAILVIGQYLEQLKKLAHHLEAPLITGSVPNHRREEIYQDFRQGSLPVIVVSKVANFAIDLPNASVAIQVSGSFGSRQEEAQRLGRILRPSPGEHHNSTFYTLVSNHTVEEEFAANRQKFLAEQGYTYHIEHWTD; translated from the coding sequence ATGCCGCAGCCCCTCATTGTCCAAGGCGATAACTCGATTCTTCTGGATGTTCACGACGACGAGGCTTCTGAAGCCCGCAACAGCATCGCCCCCTTCGCGGAACTGGAAAAGTCGCCAGAACACTTTCATACCTACCGCATATCTCCCCTCTCTCTGTGGAACGCCGCTGCGGCAGGCCTCACCCGGGAGGAGGTTCTGGAACGGCTCCGGCGTTACAGCCGGTTTCCCCTGCCGGGAAACGTCCAGCACTCTATCGGGGAACTGATCGGCCGCTACGGCCGGCTCCGCCTGGAGCCCACCGACGAGGACTATACCCTGCGACTGGTTGTTCCTGATGAGGACATCCGTCAGGAACTGAGGTCCCGCAAAAACCTTGCCCGCTATCTCCGGGAGGAAGAGGACTTTCAAAGCCACCCCGATTCGTTTCTTCTCCCCCTTCTGGACCGGGGAACGGTGAAGCAGGAGCTGATCCGTCTGGGGTATCCCGTGGATGACCGCGTACCCCTGGCACCGGGAGACCCTCTCGAGTTCTCTCTTCAGGAGAAGACCCGCGCCGGAGCACCCTTCCTGCTCAGGGACTACCAGAAGGAGGCGGCCCGGACCTTCCACGGAGGGGGGGATCCGGGCACAGGCTATGGTGTGGTGGTCCTGCCCTGCGGGGCGGGGAAAACCGTGGTGGGGATCGAGACAATGCATCTGCTGCAGACCAACACACTCATCCTCACCACAAACGTGGCAGCCGTCCACCAGTGGATCGATGAACTCCTGGACAAGACGACTCTCGGGGAGGATCAGATCGGCGAATACAGCGGTACCCGCAAGGATGTTCTGCCCGTGACGGTGGCGACCTACCAGATTCTGGTGTGGCGCCGCGACCGGGAGTCTCCCTTTCCTCACTTTGATATTTTTCGCCGCCGCCGGTGGGGGCTCATCATCTACGACGAAGTCCACCTGCTGCCGGCACCAATCTTCCGGGTTACCGCCGAGATCCAGGCCGTCCGGAGGCTGGGCCTGACAGCAACACTCATCAGGGAAGATCAGTGCGAGACCGATGTGTTCTCCCTGGTGGGGCCGAAACGCTACGACGTACCCTGGAAAGAGCTGGAACAGAAGGGCTGGATCGCCGAGGCTACCTGCTACGAGATACGCCTGGACCTTCCCCGGGAACTCAGGACCGAATACGCCGTGGCTGACAAACGGCGAAAATACCGTCTTGCGGCAGAGAATCACCGCAAGATCGAAGCGGCCCGGCAAATCATCGAGAATCACCCGGGTGAGGCAATCCTGGTGATCGGCCAGTACCTGGAGCAGCTGAAAAAACTGGCCCACCACCTGGAAGCCCCACTCATTACCGGCAGCGTTCCCAACCACCGCCGGGAAGAGATCTACCAAGACTTTCGCCAGGGCTCGCTGCCGGTCATCGTGGTGAGCAAGGTGGCCAACTTTGCGATCGATCTTCCCAACGCATCGGTGGCGATCCAGGTCTCGGGGAGCTTCGGTTCCCGCCAGGAGGAGGCCCAGCGCCTGGGCCGCATCCTCCGGCCCTCTCCGGGGGAACACCACAACTCGACCTTCTATACGCTCGTTTCAAACCACACCGTGGAGGAAGAGTTCGCCGCGAACCGTCAGAAATTTCTTGCAGAACAGGGGTATACCTATCATATCGAACACTGGACAGACTGA
- the fliS gene encoding flagellar export chaperone FliS, which translates to MAYQQSSVSAYRQTSVKTASQGRIIVMLYDEALRQIDVAEALLAGRSRELDKINNALVKAQDIITELMVSLDLEQGGEIAQNLLRLYLFFNDRLMEANVKKEQEPLQEVRGLIVNLRDAWKQIESQSPDARSVPSGGGVNIAG; encoded by the coding sequence ATGGCGTACCAACAGAGTTCCGTGAGTGCCTATCGGCAAACAAGCGTGAAGACCGCGTCGCAGGGGCGCATCATCGTGATGCTCTACGATGAAGCGCTACGGCAGATCGATGTGGCCGAAGCTCTTCTGGCAGGGAGGTCCCGGGAGCTCGACAAGATCAATAACGCCCTGGTGAAGGCTCAGGACATCATTACAGAGTTAATGGTCTCTCTGGATTTGGAGCAGGGGGGCGAGATCGCCCAGAACCTGCTCAGGCTCTACCTCTTCTTTAACGATCGGCTTATGGAGGCGAACGTCAAGAAAGAGCAGGAGCCGCTTCAGGAAGTGCGGGGCCTCATCGTGAACCTCCGCGATGCCTGGAAGCAAATAGAGAGCCAGTCACCCGATGCCCGGAGTGTTCCTTCCGGTGGCGGGGTGAACATTGCGGGGTAA
- a CDS encoding polysaccharide deacetylase family protein has translation MKRLTLVFILGAVSVLSLAGQVRFSGLDLNASEELLFAATTEVPEFGSYDTLLFADIPGGTRTQLTIFPERVSVLGEGSILQVQNRFGLFRGTLSDGFSGFSPLEAFPSFVQGDAIQTGKVLSVVSSPDGRFLSYLVPTSPGYGEIRLYDTRQDQEITVAAQVELALRNLPHSWSRDSRFLAYSKGGYVYYFSVRQYLEDRVLSERLRRIGPGTINSVVWTGENTLNFVSGSVVYRIPGVEFFTRSLYQELLKIGRIVGKLPHRFDPIFDRYWISPDGEKILLSRDGRNIHLFYLEADDFLSTGETLSLPFLHLPRNTRVRQVMWSSDDLITLRTGSIRAGESVSALYRLDLQDQEKRTRFRDTGDQGIRGIDLSPDGRDLLVWDDEGAEVRDHRSGEVRVRIDQPGLLQARWISRKELLLAGRELIEHVDLERSGNGPFRTVFAISQPQDYGFNRSNGRVEVQGGGLAFQLDSRGWSSVSSLDLRERRVASGRNRVYMEDLSRGSYRNMVMVRNIASFGTEPLFPEPLQAYEPFPREDDPVDFGHFTHGSRIRRREVSLVFNAIDSVTGLPEILNTLAEYRVRATFFVNGDFIQRHPGAVREIAESGHEVGNLFYTHFDFSSGRFQITPEFIRQGLARNEDLFYNATGQELTLLWHAPYYFVDSTILSAARMMNYTYIGRDVDSLDWVSLRGAGGVSRRYSPSAQIIEDVLRQKKPGSIIAMTVGRPGDDRPDGGREDYLFHHLDVLLNGLIERGYQVVPVSTLRDNAR, from the coding sequence TTGAAACGATTGACGCTGGTTTTCATACTCGGGGCGGTGTCCGTGCTCTCCCTCGCCGGACAGGTTCGCTTTAGCGGGCTTGATCTCAACGCCTCGGAAGAACTTCTCTTTGCGGCTACAACGGAGGTGCCGGAGTTCGGCTCCTACGATACCCTTCTTTTTGCGGATATTCCTGGAGGGACCCGCACCCAGCTTACCATCTTCCCGGAACGGGTCTCTGTGTTGGGCGAGGGGTCTATCCTTCAAGTCCAGAACCGCTTTGGTCTCTTTCGGGGAACCCTGAGCGATGGCTTTAGCGGGTTTTCTCCTCTGGAAGCCTTTCCCTCCTTCGTGCAGGGTGATGCGATTCAGACCGGCAAGGTCCTGAGCGTGGTGTCCAGCCCCGACGGTCGTTTCCTCTCCTATCTTGTTCCCACATCGCCCGGTTATGGAGAGATCCGTCTCTACGATACCAGACAGGATCAGGAGATCACCGTGGCGGCCCAGGTGGAGCTGGCTTTGAGGAATCTTCCCCACAGCTGGTCCCGGGATTCCCGCTTCCTGGCCTACAGCAAGGGTGGTTACGTCTATTATTTTTCTGTCCGCCAGTATCTGGAAGATCGGGTTCTCTCGGAACGCCTTCGCAGGATCGGTCCGGGAACAATAAACAGTGTGGTCTGGACCGGTGAGAATACCCTGAATTTTGTCTCGGGTTCGGTGGTCTACCGCATACCGGGGGTCGAGTTCTTTACCCGATCCCTCTATCAGGAGCTTCTCAAGATCGGCCGGATTGTGGGGAAGCTTCCCCACCGGTTCGACCCCATCTTTGACCGATACTGGATTTCTCCCGACGGGGAGAAAATTCTCCTTTCCAGGGACGGCCGGAATATCCACCTCTTTTATCTTGAGGCTGATGATTTTCTCTCCACCGGCGAGACCCTCTCGTTGCCGTTCCTCCATCTTCCCCGGAATACCCGGGTTCGTCAGGTGATGTGGTCTTCCGACGATCTGATCACCCTCAGGACGGGAAGTATCCGCGCCGGGGAATCTGTATCGGCTCTCTACCGGCTGGATCTCCAGGACCAGGAGAAGCGAACCAGGTTCCGTGACACGGGGGACCAGGGAATCCGGGGAATCGATCTTTCTCCTGACGGTCGGGACCTTCTGGTCTGGGATGACGAGGGAGCCGAGGTCCGTGACCACCGTTCCGGTGAGGTCCGGGTCAGAATTGATCAGCCCGGGTTGCTCCAGGCACGGTGGATTTCCCGGAAGGAATTGCTCCTGGCAGGGCGGGAGCTTATCGAGCATGTGGATCTGGAGCGCAGCGGGAACGGGCCGTTCAGGACTGTTTTTGCCATTAGTCAGCCCCAGGATTACGGCTTCAACCGGAGCAACGGCCGGGTGGAGGTCCAGGGAGGAGGGCTGGCGTTTCAGCTTGATTCCCGGGGATGGAGCTCGGTGAGTTCCCTGGATCTGAGGGAGCGCCGTGTGGCGAGTGGCCGGAACAGGGTTTACATGGAGGATCTCTCCAGGGGCAGCTACCGCAATATGGTGATGGTCCGGAATATCGCCAGTTTCGGCACGGAACCGCTCTTTCCGGAACCCCTCCAGGCCTACGAACCGTTTCCTCGGGAGGATGATCCCGTTGATTTTGGGCATTTTACGCACGGTTCCAGAATCAGGCGCCGGGAGGTATCCCTGGTTTTTAACGCCATCGATTCTGTCACGGGTCTTCCCGAGATTCTGAATACCCTGGCCGAGTACAGGGTGCGGGCAACCTTCTTTGTAAACGGCGATTTCATTCAGCGCCATCCCGGAGCGGTCCGGGAAATCGCCGAAAGCGGTCACGAGGTAGGAAATCTTTTCTATACCCACTTCGATTTTTCGAGCGGCCGTTTTCAGATAACGCCCGAGTTTATTCGTCAGGGGCTGGCCCGAAACGAAGATCTTTTCTACAACGCCACCGGACAGGAGTTGACCTTGCTCTGGCACGCGCCGTACTATTTCGTGGACTCGACGATCCTTTCTGCCGCGCGTATGATGAATTACACTTACATTGGTCGGGATGTGGACAGTTTGGACTGGGTGTCTCTGCGCGGTGCCGGCGGAGTATCCCGGCGCTACAGCCCTTCGGCACAGATTATTGAGGATGTATTGCGGCAGAAGAAGCCCGGGTCCATTATCGCCATGACCGTGGGGCGTCCTGGTGATGACCGGCCCGATGGAGGTCGGGAGGATTATCTTTTCCACCATCTCGATGTGCTCCTGAATGGGCTCATCGAGCGGGGATACCAGGTCGTTCCGGTGTCGACCTTGCGAGATAATGCGCGGTGA
- the polA gene encoding DNA polymerase I produces the protein MDDTLYLLDGYSVIYRSYFAFFRNPLRNPQGENSSAVFGFFRTLFALFRDYQPQNFAVIMDSRVPTFRHEQYEEYKANRQETPDDLHAQIPVIEEILQALGVSSVRVDRYEADDVMATLAERCRKKGRACRVISGDKDLLQLVGDPVRILRPGKDGIDEMDRDAVYRDWQVWPEQIRDFLALIGDASDNIPGVKGIGKKTAADLLGRYGTLDNLYGHLEELSPNRRSKLEEGRAAAFLSRDLISLASDAPLPPGEDRYELKDLDYEAAAPLMIAQGMKKLVEQTGGSPGAPGRALPTEAGPEETRRGDELSPSWSPRERADLVLSREEREAFAKQGACELVRTREQLARWISRAREAKIFAFDVETDSLDALTANPLGFSLACSADEACYIPLRGPEGAVFDEPHLKQELSSLLTDPACRIVGQNFKFDYKILSRWGIRPGPVYFDTMIAAWLVDTSAGGYGMDRLALDYLGYQTISFDDLFSSAPGSDENESGGKGRRNTSKSGNSKAGRNFGDVPLDQAARYAGEDAYVTYRLYTVLDRLLDRRGVRDIFESLEMPLVPILADMETVGIGLDVFALEQYSGELSSIIEKVEREIHELAGHAFNIASTKQLQEVLFQERKLQPVKKTKTGFSTDTAVLQELAREDPLPERVLEYRMFTKLRSTYVDALPKMVNPRTGRIHTSLNQTGTATGRLSSAEPNLQNIPIRDTQGRRIRDAFVPRQGWIFVSADYSQIELVVLAHLSRDEALMEAFRTGEDVHSRTAGLIFGVSPEAVSAEQRRIAKTINFGVMYGMSAFRLSNELGLPRKEAEEFIKTYFGTYQGIGTFIDETVARAEKDGEVRTLLGRPRPVPDILSRNRTVKSAVERVVVNTPIQGTAADIVKKAMLAVSHRLGREGLQAQMILQVHDELILECPPHEEETLKTILLEEMSGAVALSVPLRVSVESGDRWGAMHQ, from the coding sequence ATGGACGATACCCTCTATTTGCTGGATGGTTACAGCGTTATCTACCGATCCTACTTTGCCTTTTTCAGAAATCCTCTCCGAAATCCCCAGGGGGAGAACTCCTCGGCGGTCTTCGGGTTTTTTCGCACCCTCTTCGCGCTCTTTCGGGATTACCAGCCCCAAAACTTCGCTGTGATCATGGACTCCCGGGTGCCCACCTTCAGGCATGAACAATACGAGGAATACAAGGCGAACCGCCAGGAGACCCCCGATGATCTCCACGCCCAGATTCCGGTGATCGAGGAGATTCTCCAGGCTCTGGGGGTCTCCTCCGTGAGAGTTGACCGCTACGAGGCCGACGATGTGATGGCAACCCTGGCTGAGCGATGCCGGAAAAAGGGCCGGGCCTGCCGGGTTATTTCGGGAGACAAGGACCTGCTCCAGCTTGTGGGTGATCCCGTGCGGATTTTGCGGCCCGGCAAGGATGGTATCGACGAGATGGACCGGGATGCGGTGTACCGGGACTGGCAGGTCTGGCCCGAGCAGATTCGGGACTTTCTGGCCCTTATCGGCGATGCTTCGGACAACATTCCCGGGGTGAAGGGAATTGGGAAAAAGACTGCCGCCGATCTTCTCGGGCGCTACGGCACCCTGGACAATCTCTACGGGCATCTGGAGGAGCTTTCCCCCAACAGGCGCAGCAAGCTCGAGGAAGGGCGGGCGGCGGCGTTCCTGAGCAGGGATCTTATCTCTCTGGCCTCCGACGCGCCCCTTCCTCCGGGAGAGGATCGCTATGAACTGAAGGATCTCGATTACGAAGCCGCTGCTCCGCTGATGATCGCCCAGGGAATGAAAAAACTGGTGGAACAGACCGGCGGTTCTCCGGGTGCACCCGGGAGGGCCCTCCCGACCGAAGCCGGACCAGAGGAGACCCGAAGGGGAGACGAACTCTCTCCATCCTGGTCTCCCCGGGAGCGGGCCGATCTGGTGCTCTCCCGGGAGGAACGGGAGGCCTTCGCAAAGCAGGGGGCGTGCGAACTGGTTCGCACCCGGGAGCAGCTGGCCCGGTGGATCTCCCGGGCCCGGGAGGCAAAGATCTTCGCCTTCGATGTGGAAACCGATAGCCTGGACGCGCTAACGGCGAACCCCCTGGGATTCTCCCTGGCCTGCAGTGCCGACGAAGCCTGCTACATACCGTTGCGAGGGCCTGAAGGCGCTGTTTTTGACGAACCTCACCTGAAGCAGGAGCTTTCGTCGCTCCTGACGGACCCCGCTTGCCGGATTGTGGGGCAAAACTTCAAGTTTGATTACAAGATCCTTTCCCGTTGGGGGATACGGCCCGGTCCGGTCTATTTTGATACCATGATCGCTGCCTGGCTTGTGGATACCTCCGCCGGAGGATACGGCATGGATCGTCTGGCCCTGGATTATCTGGGGTACCAGACGATTTCCTTCGATGATCTCTTTTCCAGTGCCCCCGGGTCGGACGAGAACGAATCGGGCGGGAAGGGCCGGCGGAATACCTCGAAGTCAGGAAACTCGAAAGCGGGCAGGAACTTTGGGGACGTTCCTCTGGACCAGGCGGCACGCTACGCCGGAGAGGACGCCTACGTGACGTACCGCCTCTATACAGTGCTGGACCGTCTTCTGGACAGGCGGGGTGTCCGGGACATATTCGAGTCCCTGGAGATGCCTCTGGTGCCAATTCTGGCAGATATGGAAACTGTCGGAATTGGCCTCGACGTCTTCGCTCTGGAGCAGTATTCCGGGGAGCTCTCCAGCATCATCGAGAAGGTGGAGCGGGAAATCCACGAGCTGGCAGGCCACGCCTTCAATATAGCCAGCACCAAGCAGCTCCAGGAGGTTCTCTTTCAGGAGCGAAAGCTTCAGCCTGTCAAGAAGACAAAAACGGGGTTCAGCACCGATACGGCGGTGCTTCAGGAGCTGGCGCGGGAAGATCCCTTGCCGGAACGGGTTCTTGAATACCGGATGTTCACCAAATTGCGCAGTACCTACGTGGATGCCTTGCCGAAAATGGTGAACCCCCGGACGGGGCGCATCCACACCAGCCTGAACCAGACGGGAACTGCCACGGGCCGTCTCTCCAGCGCGGAACCGAATCTCCAGAACATCCCCATCCGCGACACCCAGGGACGACGCATTCGCGATGCCTTTGTGCCCCGTCAGGGGTGGATCTTCGTCAGCGCCGACTATTCCCAGATCGAGCTGGTGGTCCTGGCCCATCTCTCCCGGGATGAAGCCCTGATGGAGGCGTTTCGTACGGGGGAGGACGTTCACAGTCGCACAGCGGGTCTTATTTTCGGGGTTTCTCCCGAGGCGGTTTCGGCGGAACAGCGGCGAATCGCCAAGACGATCAACTTCGGTGTGATGTACGGCATGAGTGCCTTTCGTCTTTCGAACGAACTGGGGCTGCCCCGGAAAGAGGCCGAGGAGTTCATCAAAACCTATTTTGGTACCTACCAGGGTATCGGAACGTTTATCGATGAAACGGTGGCCCGGGCCGAGAAGGATGGAGAGGTCAGAACCCTTCTGGGTCGCCCCCGTCCCGTACCGGATATTCTCAGCCGGAACAGGACGGTAAAATCGGCGGTAGAACGGGTGGTGGTAAACACCCCGATTCAGGGAACTGCTGCTGACATCGTAAAGAAGGCCATGTTGGCTGTTTCGCACCGCCTTGGCCGGGAGGGGCTGCAGGCGCAGATGATTCTTCAGGTTCATGACGAGCTGATTCTTGAATGTCCGCCTCATGAGGAGGAGACATTGAAAACCATTCTCCTGGAAGAGATGTCCGGCGCTGTTGCCCTTTCGGTTCCTCTCCGGGTAAGTGTGGAGAGTGGTGACCGCTGGGGGGCGATGCATCAGTGA
- a CDS encoding PhoH family protein, with amino-acid sequence MANSDSGKNSDAGKKIDSKKSDIPKKIFVIDTNVLIHRPDAILSFRDQEVVVPMWVLEELDRLKTFSDERGRNARKAIRFLDERGRPGNLSSGVKIENGAILRVVSTQPRHIPNDFLQDKADNKIILTAWQLQEAGNTVFFVSKDINARVKAASLGLKAVDYEKQKVDITHLYSGFTSLDTRPETYRELEEERSVEWNDQAVPNQFFVLRDKEHPEELLGRYRPGESPRLELVDHKMPAVAGVRPLNTEQRIALELLLDPEVQLVTLVGKAGTGKTLLAIAAGLKQTIEDKIYKRVLVSRPVIPMGKDIGYLPGAKNEKLSHWMQPLFDNLEYILGVYHKPNVKTPEQLISSSLVELEALSYIRGRSLPGQFIVIDEAQNLSPHEVKTIVSRAGTDAKVVLTGDPFQIDSPYLDANSNGLTYLVEAFKGQSLFGHVLMTRTERSPLAELAAELL; translated from the coding sequence ATGGCAAACAGTGATTCCGGCAAGAACAGTGACGCTGGCAAAAAAATTGATTCCAAAAAAAGTGATATCCCCAAAAAGATCTTTGTCATCGATACCAACGTGCTGATCCACCGTCCCGACGCGATTCTCAGTTTCCGCGATCAGGAGGTGGTGGTTCCCATGTGGGTTCTGGAGGAGCTGGACCGGCTCAAGACCTTCTCCGACGAACGGGGCCGGAACGCCCGGAAAGCGATCCGTTTCCTTGATGAGCGGGGCCGCCCGGGAAACCTCTCTTCGGGGGTAAAAATCGAGAACGGGGCCATCCTGAGGGTCGTCTCCACCCAGCCAAGGCACATACCCAACGATTTCCTCCAGGACAAGGCCGATAACAAGATTATCCTCACGGCCTGGCAACTCCAGGAGGCGGGAAACACCGTTTTTTTTGTGAGCAAGGATATCAATGCCCGGGTGAAGGCTGCCTCCCTGGGGCTGAAGGCCGTGGATTACGAAAAGCAGAAGGTCGATATAACCCATCTCTACAGCGGCTTTACCTCCCTGGATACCCGTCCCGAAACATATCGCGAGCTGGAGGAGGAGAGGTCCGTGGAGTGGAACGACCAGGCCGTGCCCAACCAGTTCTTTGTGCTCCGTGATAAAGAGCATCCCGAGGAGCTCCTGGGCCGGTACCGCCCGGGCGAATCGCCACGGCTGGAGCTGGTGGATCACAAGATGCCCGCTGTGGCGGGGGTACGGCCCTTGAACACGGAGCAGCGGATCGCTCTGGAGCTCCTGCTGGATCCCGAGGTGCAACTGGTCACTCTGGTGGGGAAAGCCGGAACGGGGAAGACCCTCCTGGCGATCGCGGCGGGACTCAAGCAGACCATCGAGGATAAGATCTACAAGCGGGTCCTGGTGAGCCGTCCCGTGATACCCATGGGGAAAGACATCGGGTATTTACCGGGGGCAAAAAACGAGAAGCTCTCCCACTGGATGCAGCCGCTCTTTGACAATCTCGAGTACATTCTCGGGGTGTACCACAAGCCCAACGTGAAGACACCGGAACAGCTTATCAGCAGCAGCCTGGTAGAGCTGGAGGCCCTCAGTTATATCCGGGGGCGTTCCCTGCCGGGGCAGTTTATCGTGATTGACGAGGCCCAGAACCTCTCGCCCCACGAGGTGAAAACCATCGTTTCCCGGGCGGGAACAGACGCCAAGGTGGTCCTCACGGGAGACCCCTTCCAGATCGACAGCCCCTACCTGGATGCGAACTCCAACGGTCTCACCTACCTGGTGGAGGCTTTCAAGGGTCAGTCGCTCTTTGGCCACGTTCTCATGACGCGAACCGAGCGCAGTCCCCTGGCTGAGCTGGCGGCGGAGCTTCTGTGA